The uncultured Fibrobacter sp. genome contains a region encoding:
- a CDS encoding DJ-1 family glyoxalase III, which yields MQILFLMADGFEETEFATPFDYWQRGGLNVTLASISDSLSVTGKLGLRIQADILLKDADLAQFDAIYLPGGGLGVKNLAASAAVEATIKQFDAQGKWIFAICAAPLVLSKAGILKDRKCTCFPGCEGDLVCKQYLTDRVVVDGKLITSRGAGSAEEFAFESLAQVAGREICEKIREQVVAR from the coding sequence ATGCAGATCTTATTCTTGATGGCAGATGGTTTCGAAGAAACCGAATTCGCCACCCCCTTTGACTACTGGCAGCGTGGCGGCCTGAATGTGACCCTCGCATCCATTAGCGACAGTTTGTCCGTAACGGGTAAGCTCGGGCTCCGTATTCAAGCAGATATTCTGCTGAAGGACGCCGACCTTGCACAGTTTGATGCCATTTACCTCCCTGGCGGGGGTCTGGGCGTCAAGAATCTCGCGGCAAGTGCTGCTGTCGAAGCAACCATCAAGCAGTTTGATGCTCAAGGCAAGTGGATTTTCGCCATCTGCGCTGCCCCTCTGGTGCTTTCGAAGGCCGGAATCCTCAAGGACCGCAAGTGCACTTGTTTCCCGGGCTGCGAAGGCGACCTCGTCTGCAAGCAGTACCTGACCGACCGCGTGGTGGTCGACGGCAAGTTGATTACCAGCCGCGGTGCCGGCTCTGCTGAAGAATTCGCCTTCGAAAGCCTCGCTCAAGTAGCGGGTCGCGAAATCTGCGAAAAGATTCGTGAGCAGGTGGTTGCCCGCTAA
- the sufB gene encoding Fe-S cluster assembly protein SufB, which translates to MHAQKRNKMSENYKYGFVTDIENEAFEKGLNEDVIRRASKLRGEPQFMLDFRLKAYEKLKTMEQPNWGELSFAPVDLQDIVYYSAPKTKKSHEKIEDVDPELLATFEKLGIPLDEQKRLANVAVDAVFDSVSIYTSHKRKLMEMGILFCSISDAIKEYPELIEEYLGSVVPAGDNYFAALNSAVFGDGSFVYIPPGVKCPMDLSTYFRINNKEAGQFERTLIIADEGASVSYLEGCTAPEFSSKQLHSAIVELVAKDNASIKYSTVQNWYAGDRETGAGGVYNFVTKRGKCAGKNSRISWTQVETGSAITWKYPSCVLLGDNSVGEFYSVALTNGHMQADTGTKMIHIGKNTKSTIISKGISADYSSNAYRGEVNIHKSATGARNYTQCDSMLVGDKSAAHTFPYITVANASSTTEHEATTSRISKDQLFYFESRGIKREDAIQAMVGGFCKDVFKELPGEFATEARQLLTLKLEHSVG; encoded by the coding sequence TTGCACGCGCAAAAAAGGAATAAAATGAGCGAAAACTACAAATACGGTTTTGTAACGGATATCGAGAACGAGGCCTTCGAGAAAGGTCTGAACGAAGATGTCATCCGCAGGGCGTCCAAGCTCCGTGGTGAACCGCAGTTCATGCTCGATTTCCGACTGAAAGCGTATGAAAAGCTCAAGACCATGGAGCAGCCGAACTGGGGCGAACTGAGTTTTGCTCCGGTCGATTTGCAAGACATCGTCTACTACTCCGCCCCGAAGACCAAGAAAAGCCACGAAAAGATTGAAGACGTAGACCCGGAACTCTTGGCCACCTTCGAAAAGCTCGGCATTCCGCTCGACGAACAGAAGCGTCTTGCCAACGTGGCTGTGGACGCGGTCTTTGACTCGGTCAGCATTTACACCAGCCATAAGCGCAAGCTCATGGAAATGGGCATTCTGTTCTGCAGCATTAGCGACGCCATCAAGGAATATCCCGAACTGATTGAGGAATACCTGGGCTCGGTCGTGCCTGCAGGCGACAACTATTTTGCAGCACTGAACAGCGCGGTCTTTGGCGACGGAAGCTTTGTGTACATTCCGCCTGGAGTCAAGTGCCCGATGGATCTTTCCACCTACTTCCGCATCAACAACAAGGAAGCTGGCCAGTTCGAACGCACCTTGATCATCGCTGATGAAGGTGCGAGCGTCAGCTACCTGGAAGGTTGCACGGCGCCGGAATTCAGCAGCAAGCAGTTGCACAGCGCTATCGTGGAACTGGTGGCGAAGGACAACGCCAGCATCAAGTATTCCACCGTGCAGAACTGGTACGCGGGCGACCGCGAAACGGGAGCCGGCGGCGTGTACAACTTTGTCACGAAGCGCGGAAAGTGTGCCGGCAAGAACAGCCGCATCAGCTGGACGCAGGTCGAAACGGGCTCTGCCATCACGTGGAAGTATCCGAGCTGCGTGCTGCTGGGCGATAATTCCGTCGGAGAATTCTACAGCGTGGCCCTCACCAACGGGCACATGCAGGCCGATACCGGCACCAAGATGATCCACATAGGCAAGAACACCAAGAGCACGATTATCAGCAAGGGCATCAGTGCCGACTATTCTAGCAACGCCTACCGCGGCGAAGTGAACATTCACAAGTCGGCCACGGGTGCCCGCAACTACACGCAGTGCGACAGCATGCTCGTGGGCGACAAGAGTGCGGCACACACGTTCCCGTATATCACCGTCGCAAACGCAAGTTCCACCACCGAACACGAAGCAACCACCAGCCGCATTAGCAAAGACCAGCTTTTCTACTTCGAAAGCCGCGGCATCAAGCGCGAAGACGCCATCCAGGCAATGGTCGGCGGATTCTGCAAAGACGTATTCAAGGAACTCCCTGGTGAATTCGCCACGGAAGCTCGCCAGTTGCTGACTTTAAAGCTAGAACACAGCGTCGGGTAG